In Aedes albopictus strain Foshan chromosome 3, AalbF5, whole genome shotgun sequence, the genomic window GAGATCGTCTTCCGGGCGGCCTTCCAATGCTGTCACAAGCGCGTTGTACGACTCCGGCAGACTGGATAGTAGAATCGCTACAACCAGATGTTCTTTGAGCGTTTCGCCCATCCTGGCTAGACGATGGACCAACTCCGAGGCCTCCGTAAGATGGTCCGACATGCTTCCGCCTTCCTTCAATCGCATCGAACAAAGTAGCCGAAGAACATGGATCTTGTTCGATTGTGATCCCCGCTCATGGTAGCTTCTGAGCTTCTCCCACATATCCTTCGCCGTTGCAGCTTCCATAATGTGgaccaactatttttttttatctgtattaacgagatttttagccctaggctagttcatctcgggacccacgctttacttcctttccgaaggaagaacccacattttgtgagtttttcgggagtgggattcgatcccaggtcctcggcgtgatagtcaagtgttctaaccatcacaccaggtccgctccacagggaTCAACTGATTGTCCTCAAGCGCCAAACCGATCAAAGCTCGTGCCTTCTCATCTTTCCTATTCCAGGCTGTTGTCACGTCCACTGGATCTGGCTTGGGATCCTTGACAATCGCCCACAAATCTTCCCGCATCAGCAATAGTTCCATTCGGAACCTCCACGTCGACCAGTTCACCTCATTCAATCGATCGAGTGCCACTTTTGCTTCTGCCATTTCTCGACTTTTGGTCACACAAAATCATattttggaccactgtgcaacGGTCTTCCAAACTGTTCAATCGCTTTTCACACAAGCGCGCGCTCCAGTCAATCACTGTCCATACAAGCTCACTTGATGTCCGTCACAAAACAGTTTCAGCAAAACACTTGGCGCATACAATGCGATGGCCGCTCCTCCTCGGTCAAATTCACTTTCAACTTTTACACATCCGTAACTTACGTCCGCACTTAGGTCCGTACACTACTTCTCCCGGCAGCCAAGTATACTACTCCCGAAAATCACTGGCTGTTCCAAATTATAACCAGCAAGATAGTAGCAATCGTATCCACCGCAGGAGTGATTCAATACACTCGAATCGTTATACAACGCAACTCGATCAAAAAATATCTCTTCGAACAGACACTTTTCCAGAACACTTTCTTCGCGATACCTGAGCCCATTACCAGTTGGGTATCTCAGCGCAGCGGACAAGAACAACCGATCGACTAGCTAATTAATTACCGTTCCGGGAGTAGTGATATATACTAACAAGTAGACGGACCTCAGTTTCATCCACGTCTATCTACAGTTACGGAGTAGTACGGACtaaaaatataaacaaacataCATTGGCATTTATGCTTCGTCAGCTGTCCATCTCATTCACACACATACATAGACTCGTACAAACAAATGTCATATGACCAGGGGGCTGACATCGCTATCTTTCTATTATCCTAGCAGGGGGCTGTCACTACACTACTCCAACAGACACGTCTAATAATCTGTTCAGTTATAAATCATTAATTACGAAATGACCGGGCGTTTAACCCAGAAGACCCACACGTTTGCCGTTTCGACAATATAGGTGACGACGTCATTCTACTTCGAAGGAAAACAGGCCTATTGTTAGTTCTTGTGACGGACGACACACATTTCTCAAATTAAGGAGACCTGATGCCTTATACAGAGTTCAAATATccaattttcgataattttagtTTTCACAAATACGTACAAtgtggaccaccctaatgcatgACATTTATCCAACGTCATTCACTCTATCGTATCCGGTCTAATGACCCATCAACGTAACTGTCCATTTCAACGTGGTCAGTGGAGTAGCAAAACTTCACCGCTCACAACTTTCATTATCATTTGCATTGGAAAATGCGGCATTCCAGCTATTAGATGTCATACGAACAGCGCATCACCCATCAATCTCAACTACGGTAAACGGCTTAGGCATGGCGACTTCCACCAGTGTGCTAATTTTCACACGCTCGGAGGGAAATTGCAACGGACGCTGTCAGTTCTGTCGCGTATTTAGTCCCGCTCGGGATGACTCTCGGAAAGGTGAAGGCCATTCTTCTGAAGGCGAAGGAAATCTTCTTGGATTTCGCCTCCAAGACCTCGATCCACGGGGTGAAGTACTTCGGCTGTCCGGATCGTAATTGGTGCGAAAAGTTCTTCTGGATTACGGTGTTTGCCCTTTCGGTGTGCAGTGGGGCTCTGCAGATTCGTAAGGTTTACGAGAAGTGGGACCAAACTCCGGTGATTGTGAGTTTTGACGAGAAGTTCACCCCAGTATGGCAGATTCCTTTTCCGGCGGTTACTATCTGTCCGGAAGCGAAGACGCCGATTTCGGTGTTGAATTTTACGAGAGAGTTCCATCGTTTTGTGGATCAATTTTCGAAGAGGAATCATCAAGCGAGGTTAGAAGAATTTTGATTCGTTGAATTTTCGTGTGTATCATTATGTTCCGTTTCAGGGACGATGCCCTACTGGCGATGATGCAGCTGTGTGATCGTGCCAACATATTCACACTGATCTCGAAAACCGTGACTATCCCAAACAAGAAGACCTTGGAAAGTTACGCGTCTCTAATCAGACTGTTGAACATTCCTAAAGCTGAAATGTTGGACGATTGCATATTCCTCGGCGAAAGATACAACTGCTCTGATCTGTTTTCCTACACGCTTACGGAAGAGGGAGTTTGCCTAACGTTCAACATCCTCTCCGCGAAAGACATGCTTCGCACGAATGTTCTCCAGTCAAGTGATCCCTACATTACCGAACAGTCGGAAGCTCCCTACTGGTCTCTCGAGATGGGCTATTCTCGTGAAGCGAACATCACTTCCTACCCCCGTCGAACCCTTGGACCCGGCTACTCTGCAGGACTTTCGCTCTTCCTACGCTCGGACCTCACAAACCACGACTACCTCTGTAGGGGACCCATCCACGGTTTCAAAATCTTGCTGCACTCCTCCAGCGAATTCCCCCAAGTATCGAACAAATTCATCCGGATTCCCATGAATCACGAAGTCACGGTCGCCGTCAAACCGGAGAAGATTTCCACCAACGACGGATTGCAAAGCTACAGTCCCGAGCGGCGGCAGTGTTTCTTCAACAGCGAACGCTATCTGCAGTTCTTCCGTGTGTACAACCAGGAAAACTGCGAACTCGAGTGCCTAACGAATTTCACACTTCATCGATGCGGTTGCGTCAAGTTCTCGATGCCTCGAACGAGCGCCACCCCTGAATGCGAAATCAATCAGTTTCGGTGCATGTGGAATGCGGAGATCGAACTGCTCGAAATGGGACCTACGGGACACAAGCTGGAGGAGTTGAACTTCCGGGCGAGATGCAATTGTTTGCCAGCTTGCACTTCGGTTCAGTACGATACGGAGATCACCCAGGCAAACTTTGACTGGGTACGGTGGGCTCGCACGATGAACATCTCAACGATGGCAGTAAACGGGTAATTTGAAATTCATATGTTGATAAACGATGTAATTGGTTTGTCATGTTTCCTCACAGAATGCAAATCTCACGACTGGGGATCTACTACAAGGAATCGCAGTTTATGACATCAAAGCGAAGTGAGCTGTACGGGTTGACGGATTTTTTGGCCAATTGTGGAGGACTGCTGGGACTTTGTATGGGCATGAGTATGCTTAGCGTGGTGGAGTTGTTCTACTATAGCTGTATAAGGCCGTTTGCTTTGTGGACGC contains:
- the LOC115267806 gene encoding pickpocket protein 28-like; the encoded protein is MTLGKVKAILLKAKEIFLDFASKTSIHGVKYFGCPDRNWCEKFFWITVFALSVCSGALQIRKVYEKWDQTPVIVSFDEKFTPVWQIPFPAVTICPEAKTPISVLNFTREFHRFVDQFSKRNHQARDDALLAMMQLCDRANIFTLISKTVTIPNKKTLESYASLIRLLNIPKAEMLDDCIFLGERYNCSDLFSYTLTEEGVCLTFNILSAKDMLRTNVLQSSDPYITEQSEAPYWSLEMGYSREANITSYPRRTLGPGYSAGLSLFLRSDLTNHDYLCRGPIHGFKILLHSSSEFPQVSNKFIRIPMNHEVTVAVKPEKISTNDGLQSYSPERRQCFFNSERYLQFFRVYNQENCELECLTNFTLHRCGCVKFSMPRTSATPECEINQFRCMWNAEIELLEMGPTGHKLEELNFRARCNCLPACTSVQYDTEITQANFDWVRWARTMNISTMAVNGMQISRLGIYYKESQFMTSKRSELYGLTDFLANCGGLLGLCMGMSMLSVVELFYYSCIRPFALWTQNTEKGQPGKDGVVAVVESKNATVKGD